The Loxodonta africana isolate mLoxAfr1 chromosome 12, mLoxAfr1.hap2, whole genome shotgun sequence genome segment tttatcttaACAGATAACTACATTTTTTACTTTTGATCACTTCTTCCTTCATAGAGCTCTCTCATTCCTTGGCTTCCATGTTACCAAATGTCTCTCGTTTTCCTTGTACCTCTCTGCCCCTCTACTGTACTCTGCATAGTTTTCTTTGACCAGGCCTTAAATTTTTTGCTCCCCAGGATTTCATCCACaacctagtgttttttttttttttttttgccattctcTGTGGTAGATTTTATTCCCTCCCAGGGCCTTGTTTCACATCTCCCCTACTTAAGTGTTATTTAAAATTGGGCCTGTAAGGTTCTCTTTCTTATTCCCAGTAATACTATCTCATACTTCTTGGAAATACTGTAAAACTTAATTACTAGTTACTTCTTAAAGCTTTTTCCCTTCTGGTGAGATTGAAAGCCTTTAAGGCATAAAGCACATGTTGTTTTACTTGTTATACAccatatatttaataaaaaaaaaatacatgaattttCATGGATCTTCTTAAATAACTAATGCAGTTTCTTTCTAAATCACTTGAATTATCACAGTTTTTGCACTGCCTCACACAGCCTCTAACCTGAATAGGTGCTGTGTAACACACTATTCTTTTTCAGGTGTGGTACTACTGCTGTCCCCAGTTCTCTGGTAACTGAGAGTAGGATGCTGATGACATTTTGGATTTCAAATGTTTCTTAGTAACGTGCAACCTTCCAAATGTTATTTTGCCTACAGCAGTACAGTGTATAAAAATTTGTAATTTGTATCTACACTCAGTAAAATTTCACTGCTCCCTTTCTTTCCTGCTATCACAGGGTTTCATACTTTTACTGGTCACACTGTTGCCCTGAAAAGCTTAGTGCGTGTCTTCTActtaatgatgtctctgtttatTCTCCAGATTATCTGTGATGATGGGTCTTGGCCTCCTTGGCTGTAAGGAAAGTATGTTATTTGGCTTCTTTCTTCTAACTCTGAAATCGTCTCTGTCTCTGATTCCTGaggagtctttctctttttacttCTTCAGCTAGAATAGTGCCTCCCCCTTCTCCCCcatcttttaatttttgtttctaaACTACCACCTTTCTCTTAACCAAAAAGACCCTTGTGACCCATTCTTGGTAACCCAGTTTTTAAAATAGCCTTTTAATGTAGTTTTGTTGAAAGTATCGTGTAGGTTCCAGATTAAAAATAGAATTCTGTTctgttcattcagtcattcattcattctgatACCTCTCCTCTATTTTCCTAAAATACATAGGAAGATATAGCAAAAAGCACCACCACCTTTTCTAAACCAGCTCAGGACCAGAATCTGAGTGACATTTTCACTGTCTTTGGTTTCTGACTGTTAGAACTAGTTTGcaaaatgtatgttgttgtttctttgctttttcattttgCCTTTGATGTATTTTGAAAAGAATTTTTGAAAGTGGTCAGATCTGTGTCATTTCCGTTATGGTTTCTTTTATGTAAGAATTTTCATGGTTTTATCTTTTAATGCTTTAATCAATTGGAATTATTGACACATTGTctcagtttaaaaatatttttcaactatTAAATGATCCTTTTCTTCCACTTATTTAGAATGTTAACCTCTGACCTATACTAAATTCTTATACTTGGGGTCTGTACGGGAGTTACTTCTGTTCAGTTGAAGAGCTTATATACTCTGACAGTACAGTGTTGTTTATTGTACAGTAGGGCCGATTCCTCCCTCATAACTCTTCTtttgagattcttttttttttggttcttctctCATTGGTTTTACATGAATTTTGAAAACCACTTTTTATTGAGCTACAAACTCTTGATACCAATTTCTTAATTAAACTTAGAAAAAGCATTATTGTATCTTTCCACCTAGGACTATGTTTCTCTACTTAATCGTCTTTTATGTTCTGAAGTAAAATTTAATTATATAGAACTCAAGTATTTTTGTTAGCTTTATTCCAAGTTATAGTTTTTGTGGCTTTTGTGACTGGGATCTTTATTTCACATTTCCTCATTGCTGTGTAGCGAACTTAccatttatgtattgtccttttttATGCGTCTCTTCTAGTATCTATACTGCTCTTTTCTGGGAGTCATGTTTCATCGCGTAGTACTTCCGGCACAGAGTAGAGTAGCAgtgttgtctttttcttgtcGTCGTGGGAATGCTGAGTCCGTTCCTTTACTTGCAACATGGGTAATTTTGTTTTAGATGCCCAGTCATAGTTTCTTACTCCTGCCTTACGCTACTggagacacacacacaataaaggaAATCATGGTAGCAGAAGTACTTTTGCAGTAGTCAGGGAGAGGAGGATGATGATGATGGCAGCTTGACTCTCATTTAGATTTGTAGAAAATTAAATGGATTTGGGACATGGTGATGTTTTGAATTTAGCTATGCACAGGGAGGAATCAAGAATAAATCTAGCTTTCAGGAAACTTACTGAGATGAGGAAAACAACTGAagaagtgggatttttttttccccctttgggaGGAGGCATCTGTCAGGGTGTAATCCAGGAGTTAATGTTCTGTTTGAGATACCTTAGTGGAGATTTCAAGTAAGTAggttttaaatattatttcccGTTTTgttcttcatgagagagacatGGTGGAGTGAAAAACATGCTTTGGAGACAGCATTGAAAAACTGATTAACATTCATTCATTAATGATCAATTGCCACATTaccctgctgccgttgagtcgattcctactcgtagcaaccctataggacagaggaggactgccctataggatttccaaggctgtaaatctttaaggaagcagactgccacatctttctcccatggagcggctcgtgggtttgaaccggTGACCTTTGGGTTACCACCCAagcacttttaaccactgagccaccagtgctcTGATTTCCATGTTAGCAataccctaattttttttttaatagtgagtTACGTTATTTCCTAAGACTGAAACCCCTGGAGGTTGATTCCTTAGGTCTGGGATGTGACTTGGGCATGTGCATGATTTAAAAGCCCTACACGTTATTCTTATTGTAGTATATAAGCACAATATAAGCAGCCCCCTAAAGACAAAGCTAAATTCGACCCACAATGTAAAGCAACCCCCTAAAGACAAACTAATCTGACACCCACAATATAAAATCCCCCTAAAGACAATCTAAATGCAAACATCTTTTGCAGGTTAAAATCGGAGGAATTTCTAACTACCGGATTTACAAACTGAATGAGAACAACGGATATAGGGAACTCTCAGAACACtataactgccgacctttagtaAAATAACTCGGTGTAATAATGTAGTAGTAAGTGTGAGATTTTAGGATTATATCACTAGTTAATAATGGTCTTCAGTATCAGCAGTTGAATTTTTGATCGTAATAATCCTGTAATCGTCAGTATACCAATTAACCGTTATTTTCTGTTGTCTCAGTAAACATGGCCATAAAGATAAATTTTTATGAGGAGTAGAAAGTACTGAAAATATTCTTATTCGTATGCAATATCTCAGGTTGAATATGGACACTAATGAAATTGAAATATGGTGGAAAAGGCTTTGGAATTCTTATAATCTTGTTACGATACCTAAAACAGTTGTGTGAAAAAGCTGTTCTAGGAAAGGAAAGCGGTAAAAAGATAATGAATAGGTTTATCCCTAACAATAGGTTTATTCATCAGGTTTGGCCTGTTTGTTTGTCCTTACCCATTCTGTGCGTCCCAAGCCTTTCTTTCCCACGTCAAGCCTCTGAGCCTGGGTTGCTCCATTATCCTTATCCTTTATAACCACCCAGTCCCTTCCTGACTCCAGGATTCTTTTACTTGTTGTTAAGTTAGCAGTTTGttcattcagcagatatttattgaggTGCTATTATGTTCCAGGCATTGCTGTGGGCTCTTAGCATAATATCAATGCAGCAAATTCCCCACTTGTGTGGAATTACTTGATATGGAAAATTGGTGGCTAGGAGATAATCAGTGCCCTTGTAATCATACTGCCAAGTATCGTACTACAGTTGAGGAACCACAGACATTTATAATAGCTGCATCATTTTTCTTAGATTTTTAGCGTCACCTTGAAAATGGCTTAACGGTTTATAAAGTGTTGTGCTTCTCCTTTATTCTAGATTTAAACCACGATACTTCAGGATCCCATTATGAAAATTCCCAGCGTGGACCTGTGTCTTCTACGAGTGACTCTAGCACAAACTGTAAGAATGCTGTTGTAAACGACTCCTCTGAAAAAGAAGCATGGCCCTCAATCCCTGGCAGTGATccagagttggcttcagaatgtATGGATGCTGATTCTGCCTCCAGTCCTGAATCAGAGATAAACATCACTATCATGGCTTCAGGAAGCACAGGTGGCGAAAAAGATGGTCTTCGGAATAGCACTGGACTAGGTTCCCAAAACAAGTTTGTGGTTGGTAGCAACAGCAATAATGTGGGCCATGGAAGTAGTACTGGGCCATGGggtttttcccatggagccataATAAGCACATGTCAGGTCTCTGTGGATGCTCCTGAAAGCAAATCAGAAAGTAGCAACAATAGAGTGAGTGCTTGGGGCACTGTAAGTTCTTCATCAAATGGAGGGTTAAATCCAAGCACTTTGAATTCAGCTAGCAACCACGGTGCCTGGCCGGTATTAGAGAATAATGGACTTGCCCTAAAAGGGCCTGTAGGGAGTGGTAGTGCTGGCATCAATATTCAGTGCAGTACCATAGGCCAGATGTCTAACAATCAGAGTATTAACTCTAAAGTGGGTGGTTCTTCTACCCATGGTACCTGGGGAAGCCTTCAGGAAACTTGTGAATCTGAAGTAAGTGGTACACAGAAGGTTTCATTCAGTGGTCAACCTCAAAATATTACCACTGAAATGACTGGACCAAATAACACTACTAACTTTATGACCTCTAGTTTACCAAACTCCGGTTCAGTACAGAATAACGAACTGCCTAGTAATCCAGGGGCCTGGCGTGTGAGCACAATGAATCATCCTCAGATACAGGCTCCATCAGTTATGAATGGCACTTCCATTTCTCACCTTAGCAATGGAGAGTCAAAAAATGGAGGCTCTTATGGTACTACATGGGGTGCCTATGGTTCTAATTATTCTGCAGACAAAGGTTCCGGCCCTAATGGCCAAGCTAATGGTGACACTGTGAATGCAACTCTAATGCAGCCTGGCATAAATGGGCCTGTGGGCACTAACTTTCAAGTTAACACAAATAAAGGAGGAGGTGTGTGGGAGTCTGGGTCCGCAAGTTCCCAGAGTGCATCATGGGGAAGTGGAAATGGTGCAAATCCTGGAGCAAGTCGAAGAGGATGGGGAACCCCTGCACAAAACACTGGCACTAATATACCCAGCGTGGAGTGGAGCAAACTGCCTAGCAATCAGCATTCCAATGACAGTGCAAATGGCAATGGTAAGAAGTTTACAAATGGATGGAAATCTACTGAGGAAGAGGATCAGGGTTCTGGCACGTCTCAGACAAATGAGCAAAACAGCGTGTGGGCCAAAACAGGAGGTACAGTGGAGAGTGAAGGTAGTACAGAAAGCACTGGACGCCTTGAGGAAAAAGTAACTGGGGAGAGTCAGAGTAGagatagaagaaaaattgatCAGCACACATTACTCCAAAGCATTGTAAACAGAACTGATTTAGATCCACGTGTCCTGTCCAACTCTGGTTGGGGACAGACTCCTATTAAGCAGAATACTGCCTGGGATACTGAGACATCACCTAGGGGGGAAAGAAAGACTGATAATGGGACAGAGGCCTGGGGAAGCTCTGCAACACAGACTTTTAACTCAGGGGCATGTGTAGATAAGACTAGCCCTAATAGTAATGATACCTCATCTGTATCGGGGTGGGGAGATCCCAAACCTACTCTGAGGTGGGGAGATTCCAAAGGCTCAAACTGccaggggggatgggaagatgaTTCTGCTGCTACAGGAATGGTCAAGAGCAATCAATGGGGGAATTGCAAAGAAGAGAAGTCCGCATGGAATGATtcgcaaaagaacaaacagggaTGGGGTGAGGGACAAAAATCAAACCAAGGGTGGTCTGTTTCTGCCGGTGATAACTGGGGAGAAACTTCAAGGAACAACCATTGGGGTGAGGCTAATAAGAAATCCAGCTCAGGAGGTAGTGACAGTGACAGGTCCGTTTCTGGTTGGAACGAACTTGGTAAAACTAGTTCTTTTACTTGGGGAAATAACATAAATCCAAATAACTCATCAGGATGGGATGAATCTTCTAAATCTAATCCTTCCCAGGGATGGGGAGACCCTCCAAAGTCTAATCAGTCTCTAGGTTGGGGAGATTCGTCTAAGCCAGTCAGTTCTCCAGACTGGAACAAGCAACAAGACATTGTTGGATCTTGGGGAATCCCACCAGCTACAGGCAAACCTCCTGGCACAGGCTGGCTGGGGGGACCTATACCAGCCCCAACAAAAGAAGAAGAGCCCACAGGCTGGGAGGAGCCATCCCCAGAATCCATACGTCGCAAAATGGAGATTGATGATGGAACTTCAGCTTGGGGAGATCCAAGCAAATACAACTACAAAAATGTGAACATGTGGAACAAAAACATCCCAAATGGCAGCAGCCGTTCAGACCAGCAAGCACAGGTACATCAGCTGCTACCACCTGCAAGTGCCATCTCAAACAAAGAGGCAAGCGGTGGGTCCGGTAAGTTTTTATTTTGTGGAGTCTTAACGGTATTTAAAATACTTCACAGTATTCTGAAAGTAAGCCTGGTTTCAATTTACGTTCTTATAAGATCTGTTCAATGAACTATTTGAATGTATACACAAAGGCCTTTTTTACTCTAACCCTTAAGAACATTAAGGAAAGCTTTAAGGAATGTTTACCACCAGGGAACAGTGCTCCTCTTTTGGTCATATTGGCAGTGAATCCTACATTGTCAATACTCTGTTAAGAATGCTGCAGATGGCAGGATTAGAAAAGCGGTGTCCCGTGGGAATGCCatacgtgcttcttagttcttcTGAGTCAGGCCATTACTGTTAGGTTTTATtacttgaccaaaatatctccagaaataaaacaaatatctAAGTACCCAAAATCAAAAGCCTActgtcatctagttgattccaacttacagcaaccctataggacagagtggaactgccctatggggtttccaaagctgtaaatctttatggaagtagactgccacatctttctcttacagagtggccggtgggttcagaccgccaaccttctggttagcagctgagcacttaaccactgcatcaccagggctcctatctaattacaaaaaaaaaaaacaacaaaaccaaaccctttgctgtcaagttgattccaactcatagagaccctataggacagtagaactgccccataaggtttccaaggagtggctggtgaattcgaactgccagccttttggttagcagccaagctcctaagcgctgtgccaccagggctcctgcctaagtaccaaaccaaccaaatccgtttccatctagttgattctgactcatggcgacagtACTTCTTAAatactcaacggcaacgggtttggtttctggtttttataTTTGGCCATAAGGAGCCGTGGTcatgtaatggttaagcactaggctgctaattgaaacTGAAATGTCATCGGTTCAACCCACCAGcgactctgtaggagaaaagacttggcaatctgctcctgtaaagtttaTACTCTATGAAACCCTGTagacagaatcgacttgacagcatacgACCAACGTAGTTGGCCTTAGAAGGGATTTATTTAAGAAGTAGGCATGAAATCCAGCCCTACTAGATACAGCACGTAGGTGTGTGTACTTCATACATTTGGCAATATTTTTCTAGTATATCCCAATTTTCCtctcacaacagggaactgagtcCTATCTCTACATGTTATCTTGGCAATGACATTTTCGTCAGGAATGTCATTGGAATGCATTATCTTTTTTAATCAagattttattaataataattgcATTGGACGTGGAGATAGGAATGTTTTTGTGAACTAACCTTTTAgcacctcattttttttaaaaaacctgagTATAGTTTATTGTGTTAAGTTAGGTTTAATTCATAGGAAAAACAAGTATGTATCTAAGAGGAAGATTGTGTTTTGGTTCTTACAAGCAAAATATGtttatggttttgattttcttttctttggacAACCTAATACTTCAGATTTTTTTAGAAACATTGTTCAGCATGTGTAAAATGTAAAAGTAGGATGTTTACCCATTGTTAGTCTTGTAGTTAATTGTTTTTTCCAGTAAGGGATGTTGAAAGGTTGCACTTTTGATAaaaaattttacacacacacaattacCCAGCTTGATCACCTCCTTTAATTTGGCTCAGAATGACTTGACTATTTCCAGGAATTGAATTCATTCTCAAAAGAGGAGGATTTGCCATAATTTAAAGTTATTCACAAGAATGTGCTCTAGGCCCAGAGGGCAATTATGAAGGAAgaggtggggggaaaaaaatacaaCATATAGTTAGGTTATAATAATGGGAACTCAAATATGTCTTCTTTACATTAAACAGATGCCATCTTTTTTGCCTGTCACATCATTATTCAATGCATAAACATGAAGTTCTACATCCTTTGTTCCCTAAGTATTCTTTATTGTCCCATATTCCACTGTACCGCCCTACCATATGCTGATGACTTCTTTTCCCACACTTTCTAAAGGCTGGGGTGAGCCCTGGGGGGAGCCGTCTACTCCAGCCACAACTGTGGATAATGGTACTTCAGCATGGGGTAAACCCATAGACAGTGGTCCCAGCTGGGGGGAACCCATTGCCGCGGCATCCAGTACATCCACGTGGGGCTCCAGCTCTGTTGGTCCACCAGTGTTAAACAAATCTGGTAAGTTATTGATAATCCCTGGTAGCTATTTTGTAGCAGTGGGGATCACTCACTGATTATAATTaaataacagaatattgtttatGTCACTGATAATGAATCCATGTAATACAACATACTAGATGCCATTGGTATTTGGCATTTTGGATTTGTAACAGTTTGCTCTTTTATCTAGCTGAGTTTTTCTGTCTTTACCCATTTTTCTGAGAACTGTAAATGTAATGATTTGAATATACTTCATCAAATCTAAATGATATTTTAACAGTTTAGGTTATCCAGAAAAAGTCTAGTAACTTCCATGCCATCTAGCCTGAGAGGCTAAATAGCATAGCCATGGGGATACATATTCAGACTGTCAAGTTCCAGATCATTCCCAGAAAATTAGACATAGCTCAGAAAGGACCCTACTATTCAGATCAGCATTGTTGCTGTCTTGTAGGTTGTGTACGGGATACCTCCTAGGAATCCCGCAGGCCAGGTGTGGAAATAAGATGCTTTCTGCTTGTGACTTCCCATACTCTTTGGCTATCTCCttgaaaatatatatcaaaattcttttaaatttcatCAATCCTTTCTGTCCTGTACGTCATCATGCAGAGTGTTAGTTGGTAAAAATAAGAATGGTACCATTGTCCATGTTTAGGACTCCTCTGGGAGAGGTTTTATTGGATTTtttaataagactaaactcttgTTTCATGGAACTTTAAACTTAGTATAAAACATATTTCTACTATGCAGGtttgggaaaagaaataaaagtaaggtTTTTTTGGGCCCCACTCCCAccgctttttaattttttcctccaaTAAAGAATCATTTTATTAAAGCATGTTTCTCTTTTTGTATCATAAATTCCCAAACAGGGCCAAAATCTATGCAAGATGGCTGGTGTGGTGATGATATACCATTGTCTGGAAATCGCCCCACTGgctgggaagaggaagaggatgtagagattggaatgtggaatagtAATTCATCTCAAGAGCTAAACTCTTCTTTAAATTGGCcaccatatacaaagaaaatgtcaTCGAAGGTAACCATTTCAAGGGCAAGGCCCTTGAAGCTTTAAATTCCAAAGGTAGTTTACCCATAGAAAATTAATGTTCTGCCTGCCCATTTATGGCAATCAGTACAGTCCAGGCAGTCCCTAACTTAGTATAGCCTCTTATATGGGCAGCCACCTAGCAAAACATAAGATCACAGGAACTTCCTTTCTCCCCACTGCTACAGCTTGGGatttctctcctccttcccctccacCAGTGCTGCCTGGGACAACCCCTCACCCCAGGATGGTGCCTGCAGTGGTGAGGATGAAGAGAAGGGAAAATCTCCATGTTGACTCTTTCCATCCCATTGCGAATTC includes the following:
- the TNRC6A gene encoding trinucleotide repeat-containing gene 6A protein isoform X1, whose amino-acid sequence is MKEEFSKRWAELLNRRHLTQMNLSLHTFEKTHSWTVQYILGKLIATVWFRGLVQEEEQLMEEKKKKKDDKKKKEAAQKKATEQKIKVPEQIKPSVSQPQPANSNNGTSTTTSTNNNAKRATANNQQQPQQQQQQQQPQQQQQPQQQQQALPRYPREVPPRFRHQEHKQLLKRGQHFPVIAANLGSAVKVLNSQSESSALTNQQPQNNGEVQNSTNQSDLNHDTSGSHYENSQRGPVSSTSDSSTNCKNAVVNDSSEKEAWPSIPGSDPELASECMDADSASSPESEINITIMASGSTGGEKDGLRNSTGLGSQNKFVVGSNSNNVGHGSSTGPWGFSHGAIISTCQVSVDAPESKSESSNNRVSAWGTVSSSSNGGLNPSTLNSASNHGAWPVLENNGLALKGPVGSGSAGINIQCSTIGQMSNNQSINSKVGGSSTHGTWGSLQETCESEVSGTQKVSFSGQPQNITTEMTGPNNTTNFMTSSLPNSGSVQNNELPSNPGAWRVSTMNHPQIQAPSVMNGTSISHLSNGESKNGGSYGTTWGAYGSNYSADKGSGPNGQANGDTVNATLMQPGINGPVGTNFQVNTNKGGGVWESGSASSQSASWGSGNGANPGASRRGWGTPAQNTGTNIPSVEWSKLPSNQHSNDSANGNGKKFTNGWKSTEEEDQGSGTSQTNEQNSVWAKTGGTVESEGSTESTGRLEEKVTGESQSRDRRKIDQHTLLQSIVNRTDLDPRVLSNSGWGQTPIKQNTAWDTETSPRGERKTDNGTEAWGSSATQTFNSGACVDKTSPNSNDTSSVSGWGDPKPTLRWGDSKGSNCQGGWEDDSAATGMVKSNQWGNCKEEKSAWNDSQKNKQGWGEGQKSNQGWSVSAGDNWGETSRNNHWGEANKKSSSGGSDSDRSVSGWNELGKTSSFTWGNNINPNNSSGWDESSKSNPSQGWGDPPKSNQSLGWGDSSKPVSSPDWNKQQDIVGSWGIPPATGKPPGTGWLGGPIPAPTKEEEPTGWEEPSPESIRRKMEIDDGTSAWGDPSKYNYKNVNMWNKNIPNGSSRSDQQAQVHQLLPPASAISNKEASGGSGWGEPWGEPSTPATTVDNGTSAWGKPIDSGPSWGEPIAAASSTSTWGSSSVGPPVLNKSGPKSMQDGWCGDDIPLSGNRPTGWEEEEDVEIGMWNSNSSQELNSSLNWPPYTKKMSSKGLSGKKRRRERGMMKGGNKQEETWINPFVKQFSNISFSRDSSEENVQSNKMDLSGGMLQDKRMEIDKHSLNIGDYNRAVGKGPGSRPQISKESSMDRSPYFDKNGNPSMFGVGNTAAQPRGMQQPPAQPLSSSQPNLRAQVPPPLLSPQVPVSLLKYAPNNGGLNPLFGPQQVAMLNQLSQLNQLSQISQLQRLLAQQQQRAQSQRSVPSGNRQQQDQQGRPLSVQQHIIQQSRQLDPNVLVKQPTPPSQQQSLHQPAMKSFLENVMPHTTPELQKGPSPINAFSNFPIGLNSNLNVNMDMNSIKEPQSRLRKWTTVDSISVNTSLDQNSSKHGAISSGFRLEESPFVPYDFMNSSTSPASPPGSIGDGWPRAKSPNGSSSVNWPPEFRPGEPWKGYPNIDPETDPYVTPGSVINNLSINTVREVDHLRDRNSGSSSSLNTTLPSTSAWSSIRASNYNVPLSSTAQSTSARNSDSKLTWSPGSVTNTSLAHELWKVPLPPKNITAPSRPPPGLTGQKPPLSTWDNSPIRVGGGWGNSDARYTPGSSWGESSSGRITNWLVLKNLTPQIDGSTLRTLCMQHGPLITFHLNLPHGNALVRYSSKEEVVKAQKSLHMCVLGNTTILAEFASEEEISRFFAQSQSLTPSPGWQSLGSSQSRLGSLDCSHSFSSRTDLNHWNGAGLSGTNCGDLHGTSLWGTPHYSTSLWGPPSSSDPRGISSPSPINAFLSVDHLGGGGESM
- the TNRC6A gene encoding trinucleotide repeat-containing gene 6A protein isoform X2, with amino-acid sequence MQLVTEPGLEARCPGSQDIPLPEEWNRELEAKATKDVERNRSRGLVQEEEQLMEEKKKKKDDKKKKEAAQKKATEQKIKVPEQIKPSVSQPQPANSNNGTSTTTSTNNNAKRATANNQQQPQQQQQQQQPQQQQQPQQQQQALPRYPREVPPRFRHQEHKQLLKRGQHFPVIAANLGSAVKVLNSQSESSALTNQQPQNNGEVQNSTNQSDLNHDTSGSHYENSQRGPVSSTSDSSTNCKNAVVNDSSEKEAWPSIPGSDPELASECMDADSASSPESEINITIMASGSTGGEKDGLRNSTGLGSQNKFVVGSNSNNVGHGSSTGPWGFSHGAIISTCQVSVDAPESKSESSNNRVSAWGTVSSSSNGGLNPSTLNSASNHGAWPVLENNGLALKGPVGSGSAGINIQCSTIGQMSNNQSINSKVGGSSTHGTWGSLQETCESEVSGTQKVSFSGQPQNITTEMTGPNNTTNFMTSSLPNSGSVQNNELPSNPGAWRVSTMNHPQIQAPSVMNGTSISHLSNGESKNGGSYGTTWGAYGSNYSADKGSGPNGQANGDTVNATLMQPGINGPVGTNFQVNTNKGGGVWESGSASSQSASWGSGNGANPGASRRGWGTPAQNTGTNIPSVEWSKLPSNQHSNDSANGNGKKFTNGWKSTEEEDQGSGTSQTNEQNSVWAKTGGTVESEGSTESTGRLEEKVTGESQSRDRRKIDQHTLLQSIVNRTDLDPRVLSNSGWGQTPIKQNTAWDTETSPRGERKTDNGTEAWGSSATQTFNSGACVDKTSPNSNDTSSVSGWGDPKPTLRWGDSKGSNCQGGWEDDSAATGMVKSNQWGNCKEEKSAWNDSQKNKQGWGEGQKSNQGWSVSAGDNWGETSRNNHWGEANKKSSSGGSDSDRSVSGWNELGKTSSFTWGNNINPNNSSGWDESSKSNPSQGWGDPPKSNQSLGWGDSSKPVSSPDWNKQQDIVGSWGIPPATGKPPGTGWLGGPIPAPTKEEEPTGWEEPSPESIRRKMEIDDGTSAWGDPSKYNYKNVNMWNKNIPNGSSRSDQQAQVHQLLPPASAISNKEASGGSGWGEPWGEPSTPATTVDNGTSAWGKPIDSGPSWGEPIAAASSTSTWGSSSVGPPVLNKSGPKSMQDGWCGDDIPLSGNRPTGWEEEEDVEIGMWNSNSSQELNSSLNWPPYTKKMSSKGLSGKKRRRERGMMKGGNKQEETWINPFVKQFSNISFSRDSSEENVQSNKMDLSGGMLQDKRMEIDKHSLNIGDYNRAVGKGPGSRPQISKESSMDRSPYFDKNGNPSMFGVGNTAAQPRGMQQPPAQPLSSSQPNLRAQVPPPLLSPQVPVSLLKYAPNNGGLNPLFGPQQVAMLNQLSQLNQLSQISQLQRLLAQQQQRAQSQRSVPSGNRQQQDQQGRPLSVQQHIIQQSRQLDPNVLVKQPTPPSQQQSLHQPAMKSFLENVMPHTTPELQKGPSPINAFSNFPIGLNSNLNVNMDMNSIKEPQSRLRKWTTVDSISVNTSLDQNSSKHGAISSGFRLEESPFVPYDFMNSSTSPASPPGSIGDGWPRAKSPNGSSSVNWPPEFRPGEPWKGYPNIDPETDPYVTPGSVINNLSINTVREVDHLRDRNSGSSSSLNTTLPSTSAWSSIRASNYNVPLSSTAQSTSARNSDSKLTWSPGSVTNTSLAHELWKVPLPPKNITAPSRPPPGLTGQKPPLSTWDNSPIRVGGGWGNSDARYTPGSSWGESSSGRITNWLVLKNLTPQIDGSTLRTLCMQHGPLITFHLNLPHGNALVRYSSKEEVVKAQKSLHMCVLGNTTILAEFASEEEISRFFAQSQSLTPSPGWQSLGSSQSRLGSLDCSHSFSSRTDLNHWNGAGLSGTNCGDLHGTSLWGTPHYSTSLWGPPSSSDPRGISSPSPINAFLSVDHLGGGGESM